One stretch of Rosistilla oblonga DNA includes these proteins:
- a CDS encoding DUF1559 domain-containing protein, with protein sequence MFVELLVAVVSAEILLAPLLPTVQAAREASHRMKCQNNLKQFGLALHG encoded by the coding sequence ATGTTTGTCGAATTGTTGGTGGCCGTGGTGAGCGCCGAGATTCTCCTCGCTCCACTACTGCCAACTGTCCAGGCGGCGCGTGAAGCGTCGCACAGAATGAAGTGCCAAAACAATCTCAAGCAATTTGGCCTCGCACTTCACGGTTAG
- a CDS encoding H-X9-DG-CTERM domain-containing protein, producing MDERELCFSSRHRGGVQAVLVDGHVKFFAETIDPQVWSALGTRNDGEVVPDSL from the coding sequence ATCGATGAACGCGAACTCTGCTTTTCCAGTCGTCATCGCGGCGGTGTCCAAGCGGTGTTGGTCGATGGACATGTGAAGTTCTTCGCCGAAACGATCGACCCGCAGGTCTGGTCGGCCTTGGGGACCCGCAATGATGGTGAAGTGGTCCCCGATTCGCTGTGA
- the mtaB gene encoding tRNA (N(6)-L-threonylcarbamoyladenosine(37)-C(2))-methylthiotransferase MtaB, with protein MSAKLKTHTLGCKVNQYETELVRQGLQRAGYRDADKDEAADVCVVNTCTVTAEGDTKSRQIIRRMARQNPDARIVVMGCYATRAPEEVLALPGVSEVVTDKRELPDLLTRFGVIDLPNGLDGHSGRKRAYVKVQDGCLLRCSYCIIPQVRPELTSRPMEHIVEEVERLVAGGFREVVLTGIHLGHYGVDWNRQQPKEKWIRLAHLVQRLAELPGEFRIRLSSIEATEVTRELIEIMQSYPTRIAPHLHLCLQSGSDTILRAMRRRWSTRMFLDRCQMLRDALDHPALTTDVIVGFPGETEEHFQQTCQTSRDAGFSKIHVFPYSPRRGTPAAEYADQVDKQVKQERVDRLLALEAELRADYYRSLVGRELDVLVEGSQPIVDLAAGTPHYVHRGTSCRYAPVEFHSTDANLEKQLIKVQVAEAKDDRVTGQRREDA; from the coding sequence ATGTCTGCAAAGCTCAAAACCCATACGCTCGGCTGTAAAGTCAACCAATACGAAACCGAACTCGTGCGGCAGGGGCTGCAACGCGCCGGCTATCGCGATGCGGACAAAGACGAAGCCGCCGACGTGTGCGTGGTAAACACCTGCACGGTCACCGCCGAAGGGGACACGAAGAGCCGGCAGATCATTCGTCGGATGGCGCGGCAGAATCCCGATGCACGGATCGTCGTGATGGGATGTTACGCCACGCGGGCTCCCGAAGAGGTCCTTGCGCTGCCGGGAGTGTCTGAAGTCGTTACCGACAAGCGAGAGCTGCCCGATCTGCTGACGCGGTTTGGCGTGATCGATCTGCCGAACGGACTGGATGGCCACAGCGGCCGCAAGCGAGCGTATGTCAAAGTGCAAGACGGTTGCCTGTTGCGATGCAGTTATTGCATCATTCCCCAGGTCCGGCCCGAACTGACGAGCCGCCCGATGGAGCATATCGTCGAGGAAGTGGAGCGTCTTGTCGCCGGCGGATTCCGCGAAGTCGTGCTGACGGGAATCCACTTGGGCCATTACGGCGTCGACTGGAATCGCCAGCAACCGAAAGAGAAATGGATTCGCCTGGCTCACTTGGTCCAGCGATTGGCCGAATTGCCGGGCGAGTTCCGGATCCGTTTGAGCAGCATCGAGGCGACCGAGGTGACGCGTGAGCTGATCGAGATCATGCAGAGCTATCCGACGCGGATCGCACCTCATCTGCACCTGTGCCTTCAGAGTGGCAGCGACACGATCCTGCGAGCGATGCGACGCCGTTGGAGCACGCGGATGTTTTTGGACCGCTGTCAGATGTTGCGCGACGCACTGGACCACCCCGCGCTGACGACCGATGTGATCGTCGGCTTCCCTGGCGAAACCGAAGAGCATTTCCAGCAGACGTGCCAGACCAGCCGCGACGCAGGGTTTTCGAAGATCCACGTCTTTCCCTACAGCCCGCGACGGGGAACCCCCGCGGCTGAATACGCCGACCAAGTCGACAAACAGGTCAAACAGGAGCGGGTCGATCGGCTGTTGGCTCTGGAGGCGGAACTGCGAGCCGATTATTACCGCAGCCTCGTTGGGCGCGAGCTCGACGTGCTGGTCGAGGGATCGCAACCGATCGTCGATCTAGCGGCGGGGACGCCTCATTATGTTCATCGCGGCACATCGTGCCGGTACGCACCGGTCGAATTCCACAGCACCGATGCGAACCTGGAAAAGCAGCTAATCAAAGTCCAGGTGGCCGAAGCGAAAGATGATCGCGTGACAGGCCAGCGTCGCGAAGACGCCTGA
- a CDS encoding ATP-dependent Clp protease adaptor ClpS, translating to MTSKSAAAAIPEVEQQGTRPKPKRQPRYNVILWNDDDHSYEYVMMMMKELFRYPIEKGFQVAKEVDRSGRAICLTTTREHAELKRDQIHAFGKDSLIARCQGSMSATIEPVPGE from the coding sequence ATGACAAGCAAAAGCGCCGCAGCGGCGATACCTGAAGTAGAACAACAGGGAACGCGACCCAAGCCAAAACGGCAGCCGCGTTACAACGTCATCCTATGGAATGACGACGATCATTCGTATGAATACGTAATGATGATGATGAAAGAGCTGTTTCGCTATCCGATCGAAAAAGGCTTTCAAGTCGCCAAAGAGGTCGATCGCAGCGGGCGAGCGATCTGTTTGACGACGACCCGCGAACACGCCGAACTGAAACGCGATCAGATCCACGCGTTTGGCAAGGATTCGCTGATCGCTCGCTGCCAAGGGAGCATGTCGGCGACGATCGAACCGGTTCCCGGCGAATAA
- a CDS encoding dipeptidase: MAKDLDTILHSRQADFQSDLIDWLKIPSISSDSRHTQDVHAAADWVVEKFRSLDLEVELIPTEGHPLVYAQTPPVPGAPVVLVYGHYDVQPVEPLDKWVTGPFEPDVRDGNIYARGATDDKGQVLTHIQSLAAWRETGQPLPLQIKYLIEGEEEVGSENLQQFLKTESERLACDVVVISDNSQLGDGKPAITYGLRGIIAFELHVDGPVRDLHSGSFGGALANPANVLCRMMSELIDAEGKIQIPGFYDDVRELSDAERAQLAKLPFDESRFAKQVGVDALVGEPGFTTNERRWARPTLDINGLTSGHQGEGGKTIVPSTASVKFTCRLVPDQNPDKIAEVVKERIAAICPPGVRHRLEIGHGGGGMLASIDSPYMAAAQQAIQRSFGVTPFLIREGGSIPIVAEFQEQLGAECLLLGWGLDDDNAHSPNEKFCLADFHRGIRASAYLWEELAAKS, from the coding sequence ATGGCTAAAGACCTAGACACTATTTTGCACTCTCGCCAAGCTGATTTTCAATCCGATTTGATCGATTGGTTGAAAATTCCCAGTATCAGCTCCGATTCGCGGCATACCCAAGATGTCCACGCCGCAGCCGACTGGGTTGTCGAGAAGTTCCGCTCGCTGGATCTCGAGGTCGAGTTGATCCCGACCGAGGGGCATCCTTTGGTCTACGCCCAGACGCCGCCAGTGCCGGGCGCTCCCGTCGTCCTGGTCTACGGACATTATGATGTTCAGCCGGTGGAGCCGCTGGACAAGTGGGTGACCGGCCCGTTTGAACCCGATGTTCGCGACGGCAACATCTACGCTCGGGGGGCTACCGATGACAAGGGGCAAGTTCTAACGCATATCCAAAGTCTGGCCGCTTGGCGCGAAACCGGCCAGCCACTGCCGCTGCAGATCAAATATCTGATCGAAGGCGAAGAGGAAGTTGGCAGCGAGAACCTGCAACAGTTCCTCAAGACTGAATCGGAACGTTTGGCTTGCGACGTCGTTGTGATCAGCGATAACAGCCAGCTCGGCGACGGCAAGCCTGCGATCACCTACGGCCTTCGCGGGATCATCGCTTTCGAATTGCACGTCGATGGTCCTGTCAGAGACCTGCATTCGGGATCCTTCGGCGGCGCGTTAGCCAATCCGGCCAATGTTCTGTGCCGGATGATGTCCGAATTGATCGATGCCGAGGGAAAGATTCAGATCCCTGGCTTTTACGACGACGTCCGCGAACTGTCCGATGCGGAGCGAGCCCAATTGGCGAAGCTGCCGTTTGACGAATCCCGATTCGCCAAACAAGTCGGCGTCGACGCCCTGGTGGGCGAGCCCGGCTTCACGACGAACGAGCGGCGTTGGGCTCGGCCGACTCTCGACATCAACGGTTTGACCTCCGGGCATCAAGGCGAAGGTGGCAAGACGATCGTCCCTTCGACAGCGTCGGTCAAATTCACCTGCCGCTTGGTCCCCGACCAAAACCCCGACAAGATCGCAGAGGTTGTCAAAGAACGGATCGCTGCGATCTGTCCTCCCGGCGTGCGGCACCGCTTGGAAATCGGACACGGTGGCGGCGGCATGCTGGCCAGCATCGACAGTCCTTATATGGCGGCAGCCCAGCAGGCGATCCAGCGTTCCTTCGGCGTGACGCCGTTTTTGATTCGCGAAGGGGGCTCGATTCCGATCGTCGCCGAATTCCAGGAACAGTTGGGGGCTGAATGCCTATTGTTGGGCTGGGGATTGGACGATGACAACGCACATAGCCCGAACGAAAAGTTTTGTTTAGCCGATTTCCATCGCGGTATCCGCGCCAGCGCCTACCTCTGGGAAGAACTGGCTGCGAAGTCGTAG
- the serS gene encoding serine--tRNA ligase encodes MLDRKFIVEHADQVQANCERRGVSCEVQRIVSLEAQRKTLLTDSQEFNRLANEVSKKIKSAKDNDERQQFIAEGRDLRQKKDAAQKQHDEIDAEVLALISAIPNMTHPDVPSGGEDDAKEVGFGKTAVRTFDFAVKDHLELAQPLDLVDFEAGARVTGSGFYFLKNDAVLLDLALQQFAIRHLMSKGFIPVTTPDLATTSVLQGIGFTPRGPETQIYSIENSDLHLVGTAEITLGGMYADQTVDLEELPIKLCGLSHCFRTEAGAAGRASRGLYRVHQFTKVEMFAFTSPEQSDAMHEELRQTECELFDALEVPYRIVDTASGDLGGPAYRKYDLEAWMPGRGEAGEWGEVTSTSNCTDYQARRLNVRYKTKGEKGTNFVHTLNGTAFATGRAMIAIIENNQQADGSIAVPKALQPWVGKEKIG; translated from the coding sequence ATGCTAGACCGCAAATTTATTGTCGAACACGCCGATCAGGTTCAAGCCAATTGCGAGCGCCGCGGCGTCAGTTGCGAGGTCCAGCGGATCGTATCGCTGGAAGCTCAACGCAAGACGTTGCTGACCGATTCGCAAGAGTTCAATCGCTTGGCGAATGAAGTAAGTAAGAAGATCAAATCGGCCAAGGACAATGACGAGCGTCAGCAGTTCATCGCCGAGGGGCGTGACTTGCGTCAGAAGAAGGACGCAGCGCAGAAGCAGCACGACGAGATCGATGCCGAAGTTCTCGCGCTGATCTCGGCGATTCCGAACATGACTCACCCCGATGTTCCCAGCGGTGGCGAAGACGATGCGAAGGAAGTCGGCTTTGGCAAGACCGCGGTCCGCACGTTCGACTTCGCAGTCAAGGATCACTTGGAACTCGCCCAACCGCTGGACCTTGTCGATTTCGAAGCGGGCGCTCGCGTGACCGGTTCGGGATTCTACTTCCTCAAAAACGATGCGGTCCTGTTGGATCTGGCGTTGCAACAATTTGCGATTCGCCATCTGATGTCCAAGGGCTTCATCCCCGTCACCACCCCTGATCTTGCGACCACTTCGGTTCTGCAGGGAATCGGCTTCACGCCGCGTGGTCCCGAGACGCAGATCTACAGCATCGAAAATTCGGATCTCCACCTGGTTGGCACCGCCGAGATCACGTTGGGCGGAATGTACGCCGACCAGACGGTCGATCTCGAAGAATTGCCGATCAAGCTGTGTGGGCTGAGCCACTGTTTCCGCACCGAAGCGGGAGCTGCGGGGCGTGCGTCGCGAGGTCTGTATCGCGTGCATCAGTTCACCAAGGTCGAGATGTTTGCGTTCACCAGCCCCGAGCAGAGCGATGCGATGCACGAGGAGTTGCGCCAGACCGAATGCGAGCTCTTCGACGCGTTGGAGGTTCCCTACCGCATTGTCGACACCGCCAGTGGCGATCTCGGCGGACCGGCTTACCGCAAATACGATCTCGAAGCCTGGATGCCCGGTCGCGGCGAAGCGGGTGAATGGGGCGAAGTCACAAGCACAAGTAACTGTACCGACTATCAAGCCCGCCGCTTGAACGTGCGTTACAAAACCAAAGGCGAAAAGGGAACGAACTTCGTCCACACGCTCAACGGCACAGCGTTTGCAACCGGCCGAGCGATGATTGCGATCATCGAAAATAACCAGCAGGCCGACGGATCGATCGCGGTTCCCAAAGCCCTGCAGCCTTGGGTCGGCAAAGAAAAGATCGGTTGA
- a CDS encoding RecQ family ATP-dependent DNA helicase codes for MNTPVSVLKKFFGYSEFRAKQAQIVDHVLSGQHALVIMPTGMGKSLCFQIPALMLAAESRAAKTKRRPLTLVMSPLIALMKDQVDTLVRRDISATFVNSSLDRKERNKRYKEIGEGKYDLLYVTPERFRKTDFLEQLSRREIPLLAVDEAHCISQWGHDFRPDYTRLEEIRQTLGNPITIALTATATPQVQADIVAQLGLQPHEARTFHEGIDRPNLSLKVLDVWGEDEKLQQMLRIREEAEGSGIVYFTLIKTLEQFSDRLLSRGVPHLVYHGDLPRHERRRVQDEFMLQPDWMVLATNAFGMGIDKEDIRYVVHADVPGSMESYYQEIGRAGRDGLPSQCTLLYEEADLATQMEFIGWSNPSAEYYRRVYDFLNHDAEQIQAYGIEWLRDQLTRKDKHDHRLDTALSMLHRWGAIEGSLRPLKARVTGPMPPQLSDQDQLDEKLRRDQQKLYALVQYVKHEGDRKDFLNEYFGVAESQTEA; via the coding sequence TTGAATACTCCCGTTTCCGTTCTGAAGAAATTTTTTGGTTATTCGGAGTTTCGCGCCAAGCAGGCTCAGATTGTCGACCACGTGCTGTCCGGTCAGCATGCGTTGGTGATCATGCCGACCGGGATGGGCAAATCGCTCTGCTTCCAGATCCCGGCGCTCATGCTGGCTGCGGAATCTCGGGCCGCAAAGACCAAGCGGCGGCCACTGACACTGGTGATGTCACCCTTGATCGCGCTGATGAAAGATCAAGTCGACACGTTGGTTCGACGCGATATATCGGCGACGTTTGTCAATTCGTCGTTGGATCGCAAGGAGCGGAACAAGCGTTACAAGGAGATCGGCGAGGGGAAATACGATCTGCTGTACGTGACGCCCGAGCGATTTCGCAAAACCGATTTTTTGGAGCAGTTGTCGCGTCGCGAGATCCCGTTGCTGGCCGTCGACGAAGCGCATTGCATCAGCCAGTGGGGACACGACTTCCGGCCCGACTACACGCGGTTGGAAGAGATCCGCCAGACGCTCGGTAATCCAATAACGATCGCTTTGACCGCCACGGCGACTCCGCAAGTGCAGGCCGATATCGTCGCCCAACTTGGGTTGCAACCACACGAAGCGCGGACGTTCCACGAGGGAATCGATCGCCCCAACCTTTCGCTGAAGGTGCTCGATGTCTGGGGCGAAGACGAGAAGCTGCAACAGATGCTGCGGATCCGCGAGGAAGCCGAGGGAAGCGGGATCGTCTACTTCACGTTGATCAAGACGCTGGAACAGTTCAGCGACCGCCTGTTGTCGCGCGGCGTTCCGCATCTTGTCTATCACGGTGATCTTCCGCGTCACGAGCGTCGCCGCGTGCAAGACGAATTCATGCTGCAGCCCGATTGGATGGTCTTGGCGACCAATGCCTTTGGGATGGGCATCGACAAAGAGGACATTCGTTACGTGGTCCACGCCGATGTGCCTGGTTCGATGGAGTCGTATTACCAAGAGATCGGGCGAGCTGGCCGTGATGGTCTGCCGTCGCAGTGTACGCTGCTGTACGAGGAAGCGGATCTGGCGACGCAGATGGAATTCATCGGCTGGAGCAATCCGTCGGCGGAGTACTATCGCCGCGTCTACGATTTCCTGAACCACGACGCCGAGCAGATCCAGGCTTACGGCATCGAATGGCTCCGCGATCAACTGACGCGGAAAGACAAGCACGACCATCGGCTCGATACCGCGCTATCGATGTTGCACCGGTGGGGAGCGATCGAGGGATCGCTGCGGCCGCTAAAAGCCCGCGTGACCGGACCGATGCCGCCGCAATTGTCCGACCAGGATCAACTGGACGAAAAATTGCGTCGCGACCAGCAAAAACTGTACGCGTTGGTCCAATACGTGAAGCACGAAGGGGACCGCAAAGATTTCTTGAACGAGTACTTTGGCGTCGCAGAATCTCAAACGGAAGCTTGA
- a CDS encoding c-type cytochrome, producing MHHSLTFKARLFLCAISFLVAHPAIAQDDDLFDDFPKPGLIGTYLDADGHTAVRVDSGLTFDWADAAPDPRIDANKFSVVWQGQLLVRTAGTYRFASDSIGQVKFEVDDEVLLDCQSPQRDWIAGEAFPLRAGMHDLTIRFQKTSDAAAMRLFWSSDSFSWEPINPANTLHEIEDEPEDGFARGHALAEAFRCAACHEIGGASPPLDAPSLERLTGNLHPSWVVDRLMQSTSDADASTKMPHFAMTEKQSQAVAAYLFGLSKDQSPKKLAAVKQPKPKRGQKLKKPVERGHDLFVGMGCLACHEKGGLGTQDLLGGGSLEKVAAKRPQDYFARWLLNPAAVNAHHRMPRFELSALEASDLATYLQQDAAKSDDAAQPKWLGDPALIEMGRQLVKQNRCASCHEIEESLRPAPSLAKIALTSQSDWSQACVGSTGADRPHYALGDEDQQAIKAAVDAVLPDAEIQFSGADVLRRSNCLACHPRNLATGNAKLAFAIASENSDAFEHAAVLTPPSLNSIGDKLKDASLQQAVRGEAPKRRPWLQVRMPKFRFNADEADRLADWFIAQDRIPAHGQAEQPAQLSESALLAVGPRLVTSNGFGCVSCHSIGDVSPAKAPVNSRGPNLAGLGKDVRKEWFDRWVADPLRVVPRVEMPAIKVPVDGVLHDNLDQQIGAVWQVLNLEGFRPPRPDAVRVVRHSGNDLSDDTHVLTDVLRVDETQYIKPFLIGLPNRHNILFDLAEARLTGWWMGDTASQYTEGKAWHWEAGGVNLIDAPTSDADFALVSKTSGEVLMPIRERQFITEPDAWRQTADGLQFEYRLKFQASDDVEIVVPVEELYSVVAGENGASGWSRRVVSGEVPADWTLRFRAAGDEFQLAGDGNLRAKDKTKLYVAAGNEATKFDPTGKLLLQSNQPVQLNYLAELPVDRLPKFDAADDDLQSIALDVVPGFKSIQLPLSHEIMPVAMAWRDPQTMFIADLKGRVFRGEDTDGDQIPDRVTQYSDELAAPFGISAGEDYVDVITKYALLRLFDDGRVENLVSGWGHTADYHDWATGLPQDADGSYYVALACQQDTRTQPAAYLRGTVLRLNPRRPSAANPQHFDIEVLSGGHRFPIGIARNRGGDLFVTDNQGNYNPFNELNHVMKGHRYGFINRLERKDGFNPPLTAPAIDIPHPWTRSVNGICFLESPEELGSDAFGPFEGHLVGCEYDTRRLVRMSLEKVGDTIQGAAYPFSYDQPPTGPAMLGPISAAVSPDGALVIGNIRDSGWGAGQNTGSVVRMELVESELPAGIREVRATSTGFIVEFTGEVAANAAADSDNYAVQSYTRESTPAYGGDDKNNRSETVASVAYDPDKRTAVIELANPLRPDYVYEFNLKSMAKSDSAAFFPDRAFYTLRTVPK from the coding sequence ATGCATCATTCTTTGACCTTTAAGGCTCGTCTTTTCCTTTGCGCGATCAGCTTCTTGGTTGCTCATCCCGCGATCGCTCAAGACGACGACCTGTTCGACGATTTCCCCAAGCCTGGACTGATCGGAACCTATCTCGATGCCGATGGGCACACCGCGGTTCGCGTCGATTCGGGCCTCACCTTCGATTGGGCCGATGCCGCTCCCGATCCGCGGATCGATGCCAACAAATTTTCAGTGGTCTGGCAGGGGCAGCTCTTGGTTCGCACCGCCGGCACCTATCGCTTCGCCTCCGATTCGATCGGCCAAGTAAAGTTCGAAGTCGACGACGAAGTGCTGTTGGACTGTCAGTCGCCGCAGCGCGATTGGATCGCTGGCGAAGCGTTCCCGTTGCGAGCCGGGATGCACGACTTGACGATCCGCTTCCAAAAAACATCCGATGCCGCGGCGATGCGTCTGTTTTGGTCGAGCGATTCGTTTTCGTGGGAGCCGATCAATCCGGCCAACACGCTGCACGAGATCGAAGACGAACCCGAAGACGGCTTTGCTCGTGGGCACGCGTTGGCTGAAGCGTTCCGCTGCGCCGCGTGCCATGAGATCGGTGGTGCTTCACCGCCGTTGGACGCTCCGTCGCTCGAACGCTTGACCGGCAATCTACACCCGTCGTGGGTCGTCGATCGGCTGATGCAGTCGACCTCCGACGCCGATGCGTCGACCAAGATGCCCCATTTCGCAATGACTGAAAAGCAGAGCCAAGCGGTCGCGGCTTATCTGTTTGGATTGTCCAAGGACCAGTCGCCGAAGAAGTTGGCGGCGGTGAAGCAGCCCAAGCCGAAGCGGGGCCAAAAGCTGAAGAAACCCGTCGAGCGTGGGCATGACCTTTTTGTCGGCATGGGCTGTCTGGCCTGCCACGAAAAGGGAGGCCTGGGGACACAGGATTTGCTGGGGGGCGGATCGCTTGAAAAAGTCGCCGCGAAGCGACCTCAAGACTACTTTGCCCGTTGGCTGCTCAACCCCGCGGCGGTCAACGCTCATCATCGCATGCCGCGATTTGAGCTGTCCGCATTGGAAGCTTCCGATCTGGCGACCTATCTACAGCAGGACGCCGCAAAAAGTGATGACGCTGCTCAGCCGAAGTGGCTTGGCGATCCGGCGCTGATCGAAATGGGACGTCAATTAGTAAAGCAAAATCGCTGTGCGTCGTGTCACGAGATCGAAGAATCGCTTCGTCCCGCTCCGTCATTGGCCAAGATCGCTTTGACTTCGCAAAGCGATTGGTCGCAGGCGTGCGTCGGTTCGACCGGAGCCGATCGCCCGCATTACGCATTGGGCGACGAGGACCAGCAAGCGATCAAAGCGGCTGTCGACGCGGTCCTGCCGGACGCGGAAATTCAATTTAGTGGAGCCGATGTGTTGCGACGCAGCAATTGTTTGGCTTGTCATCCTCGCAACCTGGCCACAGGAAATGCGAAGCTCGCCTTTGCGATCGCCTCTGAAAACTCGGACGCCTTCGAACATGCTGCCGTGCTGACGCCGCCGTCGCTGAACAGCATCGGCGACAAATTAAAAGACGCTTCGCTGCAGCAAGCCGTTCGTGGCGAAGCTCCCAAGCGACGCCCGTGGTTGCAGGTGCGGATGCCGAAGTTCCGGTTCAACGCGGACGAAGCCGATCGCTTGGCTGATTGGTTCATCGCTCAAGACCGAATCCCCGCTCATGGCCAAGCCGAGCAACCGGCGCAGCTGAGCGAATCGGCACTGCTCGCCGTCGGGCCGCGTCTGGTTACCAGCAACGGTTTCGGATGTGTCAGCTGTCACAGTATCGGCGACGTTTCCCCGGCCAAGGCGCCAGTCAATTCGCGTGGTCCGAATCTGGCGGGGCTGGGCAAAGATGTTCGCAAGGAGTGGTTCGACCGCTGGGTTGCCGATCCGTTACGCGTGGTTCCACGCGTCGAAATGCCGGCGATCAAGGTGCCGGTCGACGGCGTGCTGCACGACAACTTGGATCAACAGATCGGTGCCGTTTGGCAGGTCTTGAATCTCGAAGGCTTCCGCCCGCCGCGTCCCGACGCGGTCCGAGTGGTCCGCCATAGTGGAAACGATCTCAGCGACGACACCCACGTTTTGACCGACGTATTGCGAGTCGACGAGACACAATACATCAAACCGTTTCTGATTGGGTTACCCAATCGACATAACATCTTGTTCGACCTGGCCGAAGCTCGGCTGACCGGTTGGTGGATGGGCGATACTGCATCGCAATATACCGAAGGCAAAGCGTGGCACTGGGAAGCGGGGGGCGTGAACTTGATCGACGCTCCAACATCCGATGCCGATTTTGCTCTGGTCTCCAAGACCTCGGGCGAGGTGCTGATGCCGATTCGCGAGCGGCAATTTATCACCGAGCCCGACGCGTGGCGTCAGACCGCGGATGGATTGCAATTCGAGTACCGCTTGAAGTTTCAAGCTTCCGACGATGTCGAGATCGTGGTCCCCGTCGAAGAGTTGTATTCCGTAGTCGCTGGAGAAAACGGAGCCTCGGGCTGGAGCCGACGAGTGGTTTCCGGCGAGGTCCCCGCAGACTGGACGCTACGGTTCCGCGCCGCTGGCGACGAGTTTCAACTCGCTGGCGATGGGAATTTGCGAGCGAAAGACAAAACCAAGCTGTACGTTGCTGCGGGGAATGAAGCGACAAAATTTGATCCGACAGGCAAGTTGTTGCTGCAGTCGAACCAGCCGGTTCAATTGAACTACCTCGCAGAGTTGCCAGTCGATCGCTTGCCGAAGTTCGACGCGGCGGATGACGATCTGCAATCGATCGCGTTGGATGTGGTGCCAGGCTTCAAGTCGATCCAGTTGCCGCTGTCGCACGAGATCATGCCTGTGGCGATGGCCTGGCGCGATCCGCAAACGATGTTCATCGCCGATCTCAAGGGACGTGTCTTCCGCGGCGAGGATACCGATGGCGATCAGATTCCCGATCGCGTGACGCAGTACAGCGACGAACTGGCCGCGCCGTTTGGTATCAGCGCTGGCGAAGACTACGTCGATGTGATCACGAAATATGCGTTGCTGCGTCTGTTCGACGACGGCCGCGTGGAGAACCTGGTGAGCGGATGGGGGCATACCGCCGACTATCACGATTGGGCCACCGGGTTGCCTCAAGATGCCGACGGCAGCTATTACGTCGCTCTCGCATGTCAGCAGGATACGCGGACTCAGCCAGCTGCTTATCTGCGAGGGACTGTGTTGCGGTTGAATCCGCGGCGGCCGAGTGCCGCCAATCCGCAGCATTTCGATATCGAAGTGCTCAGCGGCGGGCATCGCTTCCCGATCGGAATCGCCCGGAACCGTGGAGGCGATCTGTTTGTGACCGACAACCAGGGCAACTACAACCCGTTCAATGAACTCAATCATGTGATGAAGGGGCATCGTTACGGATTTATCAACCGGCTGGAACGCAAGGACGGATTTAATCCGCCGCTGACCGCACCGGCGATCGATATCCCGCACCCTTGGACGCGTAGCGTTAACGGGATCTGCTTCCTTGAGTCGCCTGAGGAGTTGGGCAGCGATGCGTTTGGTCCCTTCGAAGGGCATCTGGTCGGATGCGAATACGATACGCGGCGGCTGGTTCGCATGAGTCTTGAAAAAGTGGGCGACACGATTCAGGGAGCGGCTTATCCGTTCAGCTACGATCAACCGCCGACTGGCCCGGCGATGTTGGGGCCGATTTCCGCAGCGGTCTCGCCCGACGGAGCGTTGGTGATCGGCAACATCCGCGACAGCGGTTGGGGAGCGGGGCAGAACACGGGAAGCGTCGTGCGGATGGAGCTCGTCGAATCGGAACTGCCCGCGGGGATTCGAGAAGTGCGAGCAACATCGACAGGGTTTATCGTCGAGTTTACCGGAGAGGTCGCTGCGAATGCGGCAGCCGATTCGGACAACTACGCGGTCCAATCCTACACGCGAGAATCGACGCCCGCGTACGGCGGCGACGACAAAAACAACCGCTCCGAAACCGTGGCCTCGGTCGCTTACGATCCGGACAAGCGAACCGCAGTCATCGAACTGGCCAATCCACTGCGTCCCGATTACGTCTACGAATTCAATCTGAAGTCGATGGCAAAGTCAGACTCAGCGGCCTTCTTCCCCGACCGCGCGTTCTACACGCTACGAACGGTTCCTAAGTAG